A genomic window from Montipora capricornis isolate CH-2021 chromosome 8, ASM3666992v2, whole genome shotgun sequence includes:
- the LOC138060023 gene encoding cyclin-F-like — protein MRLRTRIPTRARPRCSLLDLPEELILHISKFFVASELMRLRMVCSRLKNLVDGSSSLWVSASFLGVWPSQKNLPLLRRVANLGNTEALIKLGLAHLYNEGISENGEKAVMNAKEKGRLAAEFFFKAECTIPNAAPFTWFFVRPPWAPSGVCCKSCVFNSMVELCSDTVVSKSMLYCVGKILSLHEDVRKTEESLEWLQNAASQGSSHAGFELWKLRFCQGAEEPYSRLERLRELRDCAKDNHCDAQLTLALEYAQGNLGGVTKPQVAEFITQFVSRSKPLNSHKLFSFQTELNSTMRYILVDWLVEVAVMKDFPSQIVHIAVHCVDQYLMRRKVQRSELQLLGITCMLIAARFQGTDIVTIREAAWLTDGTYKYEEVVRMMGEVMSCIKGQVRVLTIPDFLQLFCSLAAVTQKTECIAGYIADLSILHTECGRFSPALMAASCVLLANSVQEIDDPWPQHMREITGLGIVQLLDCTLHLHQQCLLEEYPVDHRNVKLKAIKERYSDERFMKVSEIKVPGREEFRRYILPVALQSELQFGRRSVGDNSDKSSARCLGHTQRTNADDSVLNASIGSLSESGYDGDMEDEGDLTVDDALLDEELCSEFADEETSVLKKQSRDSSFLKWDDFSRTSSTPSILHPAGLRSEFDNDVQDMDTDSEPVPIDNVIHCANELCVPVVKEPNEAMELGESCSGPLASNIRRRQPLRAIGNNICNRTSGTLKSQRRTSSWTKSVTR, from the exons ATGCGGCTTCGAACGCGAATTCCAACACGAGCTCGACCAAGGTGTTCTCTGCTTGATTTGCCCGAAGAACTTATACTACACATTTCAAAGTTTTTCGTGGCAAGTGAACTCATGCGCTTGAGAATG GTCTGTTCGAGGCTTAAGAATCTCGTTGATGGGTCATCCAGCTTATGGGTGTCAGCGTCTTTTCTGGGAGTCTGGCCATCGCAAAAAAATCTTCCTCTTTTACGAAG GGTAGCAAACTTGGGGAATACAGAAGCACTCATAAAACTTGGATTGGCACATTTGTATAATGAAGGAA TTTCAGAAAATGGAGAAAAAGCCGTTatgaatgcaaaagaaaagggTCGTTTAGCTGCagaatttttcttcaaagctgAATGTACCATTCCTAATGCTGCACCCTTCACTTGGTTCTTTGTGCGTCCGCCTTGGGCACCTTCAGGTGTTTGCTGTAAATCATGCGTTTTCAACAGTATGGTGGAACTTTGTTCAGATACTGTG GTCAGCAAGTCAATGTTGTACTGTGTAGGGAAAATCCTAAGTTTACATGAG GATGTGAGGAAAACAGAAGAAAGTCTTGAGTGGCTTCAAAATGCTGCCAGCCAAGGATCTTCTCATGCAGGCTTTGAACTGTGGAAGCTGCGCTTTTGCCAAGGAGCTGAGGAACCTTACTCTCGACTAGAAAGGCTTAGAGAACTGAGAGATTGTGCTAAAGATAATCACTGTGATGCTCAACTGACACTAGCACTTGAATATGCACAAGGAAACCTTGGAGGGGTTACTAAACCACAAGTTGCTGAGTTTATTACACAG TTTGTGTCAAGATCAAAGCCACTgaacagtcataagctttttagTTTTCAAACAGAACTCAACAGCACAATGAG ATATATTTTGGTTGACTGGCTTGTAGAAGTTGCCGTTATGAag GATTTTCCAAGCCAGATTGTTCATATCGCTGTCCACTGTGTGGATCAATACCTAATGAGACGCAAAGTACAGAGATCAGAGCTTCAACTTCTTGGAATTACATGCATGTTGATAGCAGCAAG ATTTCAAGGTACAGATATTGTGACTATTAGAGAGGCTGCTTGGTTAACAGATGGAACATATAAATATGAAGAAGTTGTTAG AATGATGGGTGAAGTTATGTCTTGTATCAAAGGTCAAGTTAGG GTCCTGACAATTCCTGATTTTCTCCAACTGTTTTGTTCCCTTGCTGCT GTCACTCAAAAGACTGAATGCATTGCAGGATATATAGCAGATTTATCAATTTTACACACAGAGTGTGGAAG ATTCTCTCCAGCTCTGATGGCTGcatcctgtgttttgttagcaAATTCAGTTCAAGAAATTG ACGATCCATGGCCACAACACATGCGTGAAATCACTGGTCTGGGAATTGTGCAGCTCTTGGATTGTACACTTCATTTACACCAACAATG TTTACTTGAGGAATACCCTGTGGATCACAGAAATGTTAAGCTAAAAGCTATCAAAGAAAG GTACTCCGATGAGCGTTTTATGAAAGTCAGTGAAATAAAG GTCCCTGGTCGCGAAGAATTTCGTCGGTATATCCTTCCTGTCGCTCTCCAATCTGAACTCCAATTTGGTAGACGATCTGTTGGTGACAACAGTGATAAATCATCAGCAAGGTGTTTGGGGCATACCCAGCGGACCAATGCTGATGACAGCGTTTTAAACGCAAGCATTGGTAGCTTATCGGAGAGTGGTTACGACGGAGATATGGAAGACGAAGGAGATTTGACAGTTGACGATGCATTGCTAGATGAAGAACTTTGTAGTGAATTTGCAGATGAAGAAACTAGTGTTTTAAAGAAGCAATCGAGAGATTCATCCTTCTTGAAATGGGACGATTTTTCGAGGACCAGTTCAACACCAAGCATTCTTCACCCTGCTGGTTTACGCAGTGAATTTGACAATGACGTTCAGGATATGGACACAGATTCCGAACCGGTGCCAATCGACAATGTTATTCATTGCGCCAATGAACTGTGTGTGCCAGTCGTCAAGGAACCAAACGAAGCTATGGAGTTAGGAGAAAGCTGCTCAGGGCCACTTGCATCTAATATTCGAAGAAGACAACCTCTAAGAGCCATTGGAAACAACATATGCAACAGAACTTCCGGCACTTTAAAGTCGCAAAGAAGGACGTCATCTTGGACTAAGTCTGTCACTCGTTAA
- the LOC138014594 gene encoding cyclic AMP-dependent transcription factor ATF-5-like: MARTYDKSAMEDISLFSTATEFEELELFSSLSFSRESELLPNYDVYSCMEDSKPPLPNLLAEDLLQELDFEDGTSLLDSEWMTEKLEFNSTEPVLTDEVVATSSTEPVLLVGASSFMDLDSVELTISPNELSAANDAPEVTIMEALEQQSEGNIFAGVEDILKRLCADRKIPYNDGNTSGPSSPSQNVPEVEVPSPCSVTSPGSDLCGNNADLHPVESDDESALSLSSPDIQTTPVKSNVQVVKSPPRATLFTPYTKEKPAKVRSPQQKKRKREQNKDAATRYRVKKRDEQNSIQNELSGLEKENVDLKEKVTSLSKEIEYLKNLMLEVYKTKLQKQAMMALRVK; this comes from the exons ATGGCCAGAACATACGACAAATCAGCAATGGAAGACATCTCGTTATTTTCGACGGCAACAGAATTCGAAGAGCTAGAGCTCTTCAGCTCGCTCTCTTTTTCGCGAGAGAGCGAACTTCTACCTAATTATGACGTGTACAGTTGTATGGAGGATTCGAAACCGCCATTGCCAAATTTGTTGGCGGAAGATCTTCTACAGGAGCTTGATTTCGAAG ATGGCACCAGTCTTTTGGATTCTGAGTGGATGACAGAAAAGCTGGAATTCAACAGCACCGAACCAGTTCTTACTGATGAAGTGGTGGCAACAAGTTCCACTGAGCCTGTTCTTCTTGTTGGGGCTTCATCATTTATGGACCTGGATTCAGTTGAGTTGACAATTTCACCAAATGAACTATCTGCAGCAAACGATGCACCTGAAGTGACCATCATGGAAGCATTGGAACAGCAATCAGAAGGCAACATTTTTGCTGGTGTAGAAGATATCCTGAAGAGGCTATGTGCTGACAGAAAGATCCCTTACAACGATGGCAACACAAGTGGCCCTTCTTCTCCTTCGCAGAATGTGCCAGAAGTTGAGGTGCCTTCTCCTTGTAGTGTCACATCACCGGGATCAGATTTGTGTGGCAACAATGCTGACCTTCATCCAGTTGAGTCAGATGATGAAAGTGCCTTGTCTCTGTCTTCTCCAGATATTCAAACAACTCCAGTGAAATCAAATGTTCAAGTTGTCAAGTCTCCCCCCAGAGCAACTCTGTTCACTCCTTACACAAAGGAAAAGCCTGCCAAGGTGAGGAGCCCACAgcagaagaaaagaaagcgtGAACAGAACAAAGATGCTGCCACTCGGTATCGCGTCAAGAAACGAGATGAGCAGAATTCCATACAAAATGAACTTTCTGGGttagaaaaggaaaatgttgacttgaaagaaaaagtgaCATCACTTTCCAAGGAAATTGAGTACCTGAAAAACTTGATGCTTGAAGTTTATAAAACGAAGCTTCAGAAACAGGCCATGATGGCATTAAGAGTGAAATAA
- the LOC138059059 gene encoding uncharacterized protein C2orf73-like, whose translation MANIYLPPIARKKKVDGNPRQDSSRVFSDLQSNGLVGKTSYDAHFIGHSLHLSSRQSVLTGQNNPHPTNVTFLRQNPRFICEPICHVKTATDSPTSLPTWWPNEIPEKPAKIPKRSFDSTTRTDYRPPPFVNDRVTRYSSNHAMQVTPAGSLPQGNQGSSAGMATQDPQSSSAEVPRVVEKISYEHQFNSRLDPSHPIRGRRHGSFIWKVVSDVGKQNGNSSNPVEHGNQDESLNATDNNVVGDEQVNETT comes from the exons ATGGCGAACATTTATTTGCCGCCGATCGCCCGCAAAAAGAAAGTTGATGGTAACCCGAG acaagaCAGCTCAAGGGTCTtctctgatcttcagagcaaTGGTTTAGTTGGCAAAACAAGTTATGATGCTCATTTTATTGGACATTCTTTACATTTGTCATCTCGGCAGTCCGTGTTGACTGGGCAGAACAATCCACACCCAACAAACGTGACATTTCTGCGCCAGAATCCACGGTTTATCTGTGAGCCAATCTGTCATGTCAAAACTGCAACTGACTCTCCCACCAGTTTACCCACATGGTGGCCTAATGAGATTCCTGAAAAACCAGCTAAGATACCTAAACGCAGTTTTGACTCAACTACCCGCACAGATTATCGACCTCCACCTTTTGTTAATGACCGCGTTACACGATACAGTAGCAATCATGCCATGCAGGTTACACCTGCTGGTAGTCTGCCACAGGGTAACCAGGGATCGTCTGCTGGGATGGCCACACAAGACCCCCAATCATCAAGTGCTGAGGTACCAAGGGTAGTAGAGAAAATCTCTTATGAACATCAATTTAATTCAAGACTAGACCCCAGTCATCCCATAAGGGGTCGGCGACATGGAAGCTTTATATGGAAAGTGGTTTCTGATGTTGGAAAGCAGAACGGAAATAGTAGCAACCCTGTTGAGCATGGAAACCAAGATGAATCTCTAAATGCTACTGACAATAATGTTGTAGGAGATGAACAAGTAAATGAAACAACTTAA